TAAATCAGATTCTTTTAATGGCGGAAGAAATCCTATCTAAAAAAGCTCCCACAAAAGATGTTTTATTGCTCTTGTTTTATTCTCTTCCGTTTATAATAGCTACAACAGCTCCATATGCAGCCTTGATCGGAACCCTCATGTGTTTGGGCCGTTTTTCGGCTGACCATGAATTTATTTCGATGAATGCTCTAGGAATTTCGACCTCCTTTATTTTGATTCCGGTTTTTGCTTTAGGAGTTTTTGTTTCGGTAGGTTCGTTTATAACAAACGATATTTTGATTCCGCGCGGGACGATAAAATTTAACGAGGTGCTTTACAATATTGCTTCTTCGACTCCTGCTCTTGAACTTGAGTCTTATTCGGTTAAGCGTAATGAAAATTCGATAGTTGTTTCCGGCTTGATAAAGGATAATTCAATCCATGATCTTTTAATAATCGATTCAAGTCAGAGAGGAGCAAAAAGATTTTTATCTTCATCTAAAACCGATGTAAAAAAATCCAACGACAGATCGATTATCATGCAGCTTGAAATGCTCAATCCTCGTCTTTTAAATTTGGATTTAAACAATAGATCTAAATTCGATGTTGTCTATGGGGAAAGTATAACCTACAATGTTCTTGCAAAGGATGTTGCCCCTAAGTTTATTTCGAGTGCAGGCCCCGACAAGATGACTTCTTATGACCTAATAAAGGACATAAAGCAAAAAAAGGAAGCCGGTGATACGAGCCCGCGTCTTTTGAATATCTATATTATGGAGCTTCACCGTAAATTTTCGGTTCCATTCGGAGCCTTCTTTTTTGTATTGTTGGCTTTTGCTATAAGCCGTGCCGGTAAGACCTATGATCAGAGTACGGGTTTTATAGTGGGGCTTTTAATTTCAGTTGCTTATTGGGCATTTTTAATAGGCGGGCAAATGCTTTGCCTTGAATCGGGCCTAAATATAAACGGTGCTCTTGTAATGTGGTTTCCGAATGTTTTATTGGTTATTTGCACGGCTGTGATTGCAATAAAGAGGTTCTTAAAATGAGACTGCTTCAAAGATATTTGCTTAAACTTTTTATACCAACCTTCGTTGTAGCAATGCTTTTTTTTATCTTGCTTTTGCAGTTGGGAGACTTATTTGCCAACATAGTTGCCTATCTTCAAAACGGAGCACAGTTTAAAGATATTGTAAAAGTTATGTGGCTCTACATTCCTAAATGTATTGCTTATTCCGTGCCCTTGGCAATTCTTTTTGCCGGCTCTTACACCATGGGAAATTTATATGCCCGCAATGAGCTTACATCGATATTTTCGGCGGGAATATCGTTAGGACGTTTTACTCTTCCCCTTTTGATTTTAGGATTTTTCTTTTCCGTAGGGATGATTTTTTTTGAAGACAATGTGGTTATAAAGTATTTTTATGAAAAAACGCAGCTTTCAAAAAAACTTTTGCAAGAAGAAGAAAGTTTGGATACTCAAGATTTGGTAATTTTATCCGAACTCGGAAAAATCGTATACACGGCCGATTATTTTAATGCAGAAAATAAAACTCTTGCAAATGCCTACATAGTAGTCCGTGACGAGGGTGGAAATTTATCGTTGATTATTAAAAGCTCTCATATGGTCTGGAATGAAGACCGTTGGACTACTGACAGTGCTGAAGTCTACCGATTTGATGAAAAAAATAGTGTAAGCTGTTTGAACCATATTCCCGATAATATAATTCTTTCAGAGTCTCCTTCTAATTTTCAAAAAAATCTAAGCTCAGTCGATGAAATGAGAATTTCGGAAGCAAAAGAATTTATAGCTGCCCTTAAAAAAAACGGCCTTCCGTATTATGAGGCCCTTTCAAAATATAACAGGCGCTTTTCATTTCCGTTTACGATTTTTATAGTCTTATTTTTTTCGATTTCTTTGGGCGGTAAATTTAAAAAGAATATCCTGTTGATGAGTATCTTGTTCAGTTTAGGAATAGCAACTCTTTTCTATGTTACGGAAATGGTGACTATGTTATGTGCAAAATGGGAATACATTTCGCCCCTTGCAGGAGCGTGGACTCCTATTTTTATATTCTCTATTTTAAGTATCATTTTACTAAAAAAATCGCGGACTTAGGGCCGGACATTTCTAAAAATCTGATAAAGTTTTTAAAAGATGCCCGCAAGGACCTTAAAATCTAATTACTTGATAAAAATTAAAAAATAACATAAATTACGACTAACTAGAGGTGAGAGGATTATGAAGATAATAAATATTTTTTGGATTGTGTTGGGCTTTATTTGTCTGGGCCTTGGAATTATAGGTATCATCATGCCTATTTTACCGACAACACCTTTTTTTATTGTAACAGTCCTATGCTTTGCTAAGGGCTCCGAAAGACTAGAACGATGGTTTATGAGCTCATCTTTTCATAAAAAATACATTCAAAGCTTTTACGAAAAAAAGGGTATGACTTTAAAAAACAAGCTTATCATACTTTCCTTTGCCTCAATCATGCTTGCAGCCGCTTTTTATTTTTCGGCTAAACTATATGCCCGAATTTTAATAGCCTGTGTATTTTTGGTTAAATATTACGTATTTATATTTAAGATAAAAACTCTTCCGGATGATGAAAAATCGGCAATAAAAGCAGATGCGGGTTGTGTTGAAAAAAGATAAAATAAAGGCCTTTTTACGGCATTGACTTTTTTTTAAAATTTATGTTATACTATACTTTCTGATATTCCGTAGTGCTGGCGGATAAATTAAGGAGATAAGGCTTATGCCTACAATTAATCAATTGATAAAAAAGGGACGCAAATCTGCTGCAGTTAAGACAAAGAGTCCTGCTTTGCAGTCTTGCCCCCAAAAGCGCGGTGTTTGCACCAGCGTTAAGACAATTACGCCTAAAAAACCGAACTCGGCCTTAAGAAAGGTTGCCCGTATCCGTTTAAGTAACGGAATCGAAGTAACCGCTTATATTCCCGGTATCGGACACAACTTGCAGGAACACTCTGTTGTTCTCGTAAGAGGCGGACGTGTTAAGGACCTCCCGGGTGTACGCTATCACATTATACGCGGTACTAAAGACGCTCTCGGTGTAGAAGACAGAAAACGAGGCCGCTCCAAGTACGGAGCCAAGAGGCCCAAGGCTTAGGGGGTAAAAAATGGGTAGAGGAAAAATTACTGCAAGACGCCCTGTTGCTCCCGATAGCAAGTACAATAGTGTGGTAGTTACCCGCTTTATCGGAAGAATGATGCTTTCAGGTAAAAAGAGCATTACTACAAAGATCATGTACGATTCTTTTGATAAAATCAAGGAAAAAACCGGCGAAGAACCATTGGCCGTTTTTTCAAAGGCCTTGGACAACGTAAAACCCGTTGTTGAAGTAAAGTCCCGCCGAGTCGGAGGTGCCACTTATCAGGTTCCTATGGACATTCCGGAGGGAAGGCGAGAAGCCTTGGCCATGCGCTGGATTATCGGCGCTGCTCGAAAAAGAAGCGGTCACGAGATGTCCGAAAGATTGGCTTCAGAGCTGATCGATGCATACAACAACACCGGAACAGCCTTCAAAAAGAAGGAAGAAGTTCACAGAATGGCCGAAGCAAACAAAGCTTTTGCACACTTCAGGTGGTAGTTCAAAGGGGAGTTCGGAATACGGACTCCCTTTTTTTGTAAATATTTTATCCGCCATGGACGGCGGATGAAAAATGTACAAGGATGTACATTCATAAATGGACACGGATGTCCATGGTTCCAAACTTCGAGAGTTTTGCGTAAGCAAAACTCTAAGATGAAAAATATACACGGATGTATATTTTTCATCGACCCCCTTGTATATTATTCTTTTTTTTATTATACTGTAACGTCTTGTATCTTGAAAAGTATTATGACTTTTCGGTTTTATAAAATCATTTAGGAGAAACTGCCTGTTTCCTCCTAAAAATCTATAAAGATGAGGTATTGATTATGGGTAATGATATTTCTAAGATGAGAAATATCGGTATTAGTGCACACATTGACTCCGGTAAAACAACTCTTTCGGAACGAATTCTTTTTTATTGTGATAGAATTCATGCTTTACACGAGGTCCGCGGAAAAGACGGTGTGGGTGCTACGATGGATAATATGGAGCTTGAAAAGGAACGAGGTATCACGATTCAGTCAGCTTCAACTCAAGTTAAATGGAAGGATTATACGGTTAACGTAATTGACACTCCCGGGCACGTAGACTTCACAATCGAAGTTGAACGCTCTTTGCGCGTTTTGGACGGAGCTATCTTGGTTCTTTGTTCTGTCGGAGGTGTTCAGTCCCAGTCTATCACTGTTGACAGACAGTTAAAACGCTACCATGTTCCCCGAATTGCGTTTGTAAATAAGTGCGACAGAACGGGAGCTAACCCGTTTAAAGTTAGAATGCAGCTTAGGGAAAAATTAGGACTCAATGCTTATATGATGCAGATTCCCATAGGTTTGGAAGACAAGCTTGAAGGCGTTGTAGACCTTGTTACCATGAAGGCTATGTATTTTGAAGGCGAAAACGGTACCCAAATCCGCATGGCCGAAATCCCCCAGCATCTTTTAGCCGATGCCCAAAAATACAGGGAAGAAATGATTGATGCCGCTACCATGTTCTCCGATGAACTGGCAGAAGCCTTTTTGGAAGGTGCCGAAACCGAAGAAATGATAAGAGCTGCAGTCAGAAAGGGAACCCTTGCAGAGCAGTTTGTTCCCGTCTTCCTCGGTTCAGCTTATAAAAATAAGGGTATCCAGCCTCTTTTGGATGCCGTAGGTTATTATCTTCCCGATCCGACGGAAATCGAAAATACGGCTTTAGATATCGATGAAAATGAAAAGCCCGTCGTTCTCGGTACGGATGAAAACGCTCCCGTCGTTGCATTAGGCTTTAAGCTTGAAGACGGAAAATACGGACAGCTTACCTACGTCCGAGTTTATCAGGGAACTTTAAAGAAAGGTGAGGAGCTTTTTAATACCCGCGCCAAAAAGAAGTTTAAGGTAGGCCGTTTGGTTCGAATGAACTCTGCAAGTATGGAAGATATTAACGAAGGCGGTCCCGGTGACATCGTAGCTCTTTTCGGTATTGACTGTGCTTCGGGAGATACATTCTGCGGAGGAAACTTAAACTATGCAATGAGCTCCATGTATGTTCCGGATCCCGTTATCTCTCTTTCTCTTACACCGAAAGATAAGCAGGCTGCCGATCAAATGTCCAAGGCTCTTAACCGCTTTACAAAAGAAGACCCGACTTTCAGAAGCTATGTAGACAAGGAATCGAATCAGACCATTATTCAGGGTATGGGCGAGCTTCACTTGGAAGTTTATATCGAGCGAATGAAGAGAGAATATAAGTGTGATGTTGAAACAGGTATGCCTCAGGTTGCTTACAGAGAAGCTATTACCCAGAGGGCAGACTTTAACTATACTCACAAAAAGCAGACAGGCGGTTCCGGTCAGTTCGGCCGTGTTGCAGGCTTTATTGAACCCATTACCGAACAGGATTATGAGTTTGACAATCAGATAAAGGGAGGAGCAATTCCTTCGGAATTTATACCTTCTTGCGATAAGGGCTTTAAAGAAGCTATCAAGAGGGGTACCCTCATCGGATTCCCGATTGTCGGAACTAAGGTTACTATAAATGACGGACAGTCCCACCCGGTAGACTCCTCGGATATGGCCTTCCAAGCTGCTGCAATCGGTGCCTTCCGTGAGGCTTACAAGGCTGCAAAACCTGCAATTCTTGAGCCCATTATGAAGGTTTCTATTGAAGGACCTCAGGAATTCCAAGGTAATATCTTCGGTCTTATTAATCAAAGACGCGGAATTATTATTTCATCAACTGAAGACGATAACTTTACCCGTGTAGATGCCGAAGTTCCGTTAAGCGAAATGTTCGGATTTTCTACCATTCTGCGTTCTTCAACACAGGGAAAGGCTGAATACTCTATGGAATTTGCCAAGTACGGCAAGGCTCCGGCAAGTATTTCGGAAGAACTGATAAAAGAATACGAAGCTAAAAGGCTTGCAGAAAAAAAATAAGGAGGCTCTGTAATGCTTAAAGAAGATTTGATTGAAAAAAGCCCGATGAGAAAACTTGAAAAAGCTCTCGGCGGCGGCTTGGCAGCAGGTGAGGTAGGTGTTGTTACATCAAAAAAAGGTGTAGGAAAAACATCTATTTTGGTTCAGTTCGGTTTGGATAAACTTTTACAGGACAAGCCTGTTGTTCATATATCGTTCAGTCAGCATGTAGACTATGCCATAACTTGGTATAATGATATGTTTAATGAACTTTCAAAGAAAAAGAACCTGGGCAATGCTCCGGAAGTAAAGGCTCAGGCCTTTTCAAAGAGGATTGTTTTAAACTTTAACCAAGATACGGTTAGAACTACTCAGATTTTAAAGACAATCAGGGCTTTATTTGAAGGAGGTTCAAAGCCGTCTGTAGTTATGATTGACGATTTTAATTTTGCAAAGGCTCTCCCCGAAGCAATGAAGGAAATGAAGACTTTTGCCAAAGAAATGGGTGTTGCCGTTTGGTATACGGCTGCCGCAGATGTTGCTTCTTTTGAAATCGATGAGAGCTTGAAGAAGTATGTTGATGAGATTGATGTACTTCTCTATCTTGAAAATGACGGAGATTTTGTAAGGATTAAGGCTTTAAAAGAACATGGAAACGGAGCTTCCGATACCGGTTCTTCTTTTGATGCTAAAACCATGCTTTTGAGCGAAAAATAATCCGTAAGACTATTAAAAAAAGCCGTGTAAGGTTGGTACCCTGCACGGCTTTTTTATTGTATGTTGATTGTGAAGATTAACCGGGAAAAAGCAGGTGTTTACCAGACTAATTTCTTTTTTACTTCAACCTTAGAGACTCCGAAAAGTCTCTTGATTTGTTCTTTTTTGTAATTTGAGCGGGAAAGTTTATTATATTCATCAGCTACCTTTTGAAGGTCTTCTTCGGATTCGGTATAAACGGCATAGGCTGCGGCAGCCCTAAAAGCTCCGGCTTCTAAAAGTTGGTCAAGATTTTTATTTGAATTTTTTGATAGTCTTGCCTTATCTACTATAGCTGAATTTCCGTCATAACCTATTGTGTTTATAAAATCTTTGATTTCCATAACTTCTCTCCAATTTAACTTTTTTATAAATCAACAACCCCGACGCGAGGTCGGGGTACAGTACTCAATGTTTCGCACTGTATGTTCTCATAAGGTGGTTGCAGTCGGCTTTAATACCCTTCGTTACGACGCAAGCGTCGGGGTATTAAACCCTCCGCACGAATAAAGCCGGCTATGTTTTATAAGCCGGCTCCGTTTTTGATACCTTAAAGCATCACACCTTTGTAAAGCTTTCTTTTCCTACTCCGCAAAGGGGGCATACCCAATCATCAGGTATATCTTCAAATGCTGTTCCGGGAGCAATTCCACCGTCGGGATCGCCTAAGGCCGGATCATACACATATCCGCACAAATCGCATACATATTTATCCATTTCATACTCCTTAAATGATGTGATAAAACACTCTATGTTTCATATAATACACTTTTTTTTGTTAATCGGCAAGTAATTTATCCAGGTTTTCCGATAAATTAACGAGATTTTTATTTGAAGGATTTAGGGCCAATACTTGGCCGAGATAATATTTTGCTTTTTTGTAATCTTTAGTTTTTAAATACCATTCATACATAGCAAAAAGAGAGTCTTTGTTTCGCGGGTTTGACAAGAGGCTTGATTGTAGAAAATTTAAATATTCACTTGAATTGCCCTGTTCCAGTTTTGCATTATAGTAATACAAAATCGATTTAAGCTGCGAATCGGCTCCCTTCATTTTTTGATTTATTACCTGCTTTACGGTTTGATAATCCTTTCCTGCATATAAAGCTTCCATATAGAGGTTTATAAAGGAATTTGAAGGATTTTTTGTATTTGCATAAAGCTGCTTTGCAAGGCTGAGTGCCTTTGATGTTTGACCTGCACCAAGGTATGAGGTTAATAGAAGTTCTTTGTTTGCCTCGCTGGGGTATTTCGCGGCTAAGTCTTCAGCCGATTCTACTGCTTGTGCCCATTTTCCATTATTAATATCGTTTTTTACCAATAGGGCCAAGGCTGACGTATTTTTCGGGTAACCTTCCAAGACTTTGCGGATGAAAAAGTCGGCCGGTTTATTGTCTATCTTGGTTGAAGCTTCAAAGCAAATTTCCGCACATGCTAAAAGAACATTAAAATCTTCAGGGTAGTATTTATAAGCTTCGGTTAAAAATTCGGATGCTCGAATCAGATTTTTATTCCATTCTTTTGTTAGCCGGGCTCTATATAGAAGATAGTTTTTTGCAGTTTTGTTTTTGGTTGAATAAGCATCCAAAAGAGAGTTTGCTTTTAGGTACTCTTTTTGTTCTATCAATATTCTTATCCGTAAAAGGAGTGCGGAGATGTTTTCAGGCTCCTTTTTTAAAACCGATACAATGTTCTCCGAAGCCTTGTTTAAATCGTTTTTTGCTATATGAGCTTGAGCATATAAGAGTTTAACTTCAGTATTGTTATTGTAGATGTTGTTTAGTGTATCGGCTATTTTTAAGGCTTCAGTTCCGTTACCTGATTCGGCAGCAAAGTGCCCGTATTTAAAACCGGCAGGATAACAAGAGGAATCAAGCTGCCAAGCTTTTTGGTATAGGGTAACAGCTTCAGTCAATTTATTGGTTTTTTCCTTATAAAGACCTAAAAGATAATAGGCTAGGACGGACTGAGGTCTTAGCTTTTGAGCTTCCATAAGTCTTGACTCTATATCCTCGGAATATTGTGCAAGCGTTGTGTCGGAAAAATTATCATTGGCTAAAACCAATGTAGGAATTATAAGGCTTAAAAGACCGTCTTTTTTTGTTGAAACAGGATATAATCCGGATTTTACCTCTTTTAGAGCCTGCAAATAAGGTTCATCTTCGACATAGGCTGGCGGTTTAACACCATTTGTTTCTAATGGATATACAAGATACATTATATCTGCAATTATTTTTAGATAAAGTTTGTTCTCGCTTGTGAGACCCTTGCTGTCATTTTGGATAAAAAGAACCGCTTCTTTTAGGCTTGCAGGGGAACCTTTTTCTATGAGGGCTGCAAGGGTTGAATCGAGCTTTTTTTCGGCAAGTTCATTTTTTCCGGGGAGAGAAAGAATGGTGCCTTCCCCTATAGGCTTTAAGCCTGCTCCATTTTGCTCTATAGAACCTATGGGCTTATCTTCCACAACTGCTTTTTTTGTGCTTACACAAGAAAAAAAAGGCAGACAGCACATTATGACTGCAAAAACTAGGAGAGAACGATATTTATCTGCAATTTTTTTTACGTAAAAGCTCACTTCTATATTATAATATATTTTAATAATGTTGCCAATATCTTTTTGAAATCTTAATTAAGAATTTTCATTCGT
The DNA window shown above is from Treponema denticola and carries:
- the rd gene encoding rubredoxin, which produces MDKYVCDLCGYVYDPALGDPDGGIAPGTAFEDIPDDWVCPLCGVGKESFTKV
- the fusA gene encoding elongation factor G codes for the protein MGNDISKMRNIGISAHIDSGKTTLSERILFYCDRIHALHEVRGKDGVGATMDNMELEKERGITIQSASTQVKWKDYTVNVIDTPGHVDFTIEVERSLRVLDGAILVLCSVGGVQSQSITVDRQLKRYHVPRIAFVNKCDRTGANPFKVRMQLREKLGLNAYMMQIPIGLEDKLEGVVDLVTMKAMYFEGENGTQIRMAEIPQHLLADAQKYREEMIDAATMFSDELAEAFLEGAETEEMIRAAVRKGTLAEQFVPVFLGSAYKNKGIQPLLDAVGYYLPDPTEIENTALDIDENEKPVVLGTDENAPVVALGFKLEDGKYGQLTYVRVYQGTLKKGEELFNTRAKKKFKVGRLVRMNSASMEDINEGGPGDIVALFGIDCASGDTFCGGNLNYAMSSMYVPDPVISLSLTPKDKQAADQMSKALNRFTKEDPTFRSYVDKESNQTIIQGMGELHLEVYIERMKREYKCDVETGMPQVAYREAITQRADFNYTHKKQTGGSGQFGRVAGFIEPITEQDYEFDNQIKGGAIPSEFIPSCDKGFKEAIKRGTLIGFPIVGTKVTINDGQSHPVDSSDMAFQAAAIGAFREAYKAAKPAILEPIMKVSIEGPQEFQGNIFGLINQRRGIIISSTEDDNFTRVDAEVPLSEMFGFSTILRSSTQGKAEYSMEFAKYGKAPASISEELIKEYEAKRLAEKK
- the rpsG gene encoding 30S ribosomal protein S7, which produces MGRGKITARRPVAPDSKYNSVVVTRFIGRMMLSGKKSITTKIMYDSFDKIKEKTGEEPLAVFSKALDNVKPVVEVKSRRVGGATYQVPMDIPEGRREALAMRWIIGAARKRSGHEMSERLASELIDAYNNTGTAFKKKEEVHRMAEANKAFAHFRW
- a CDS encoding LptF/LptG family permease; protein product: MRLLQRYLLKLFIPTFVVAMLFFILLLQLGDLFANIVAYLQNGAQFKDIVKVMWLYIPKCIAYSVPLAILFAGSYTMGNLYARNELTSIFSAGISLGRFTLPLLILGFFFSVGMIFFEDNVVIKYFYEKTQLSKKLLQEEESLDTQDLVILSELGKIVYTADYFNAENKTLANAYIVVRDEGGNLSLIIKSSHMVWNEDRWTTDSAEVYRFDEKNSVSCLNHIPDNIILSESPSNFQKNLSSVDEMRISEAKEFIAALKKNGLPYYEALSKYNRRFSFPFTIFIVLFFSISLGGKFKKNILLMSILFSLGIATLFYVTEMVTMLCAKWEYISPLAGAWTPIFIFSILSIILLKKSRT
- a CDS encoding YbaN family protein gives rise to the protein MKIINIFWIVLGFICLGLGIIGIIMPILPTTPFFIVTVLCFAKGSERLERWFMSSSFHKKYIQSFYEKKGMTLKNKLIILSFASIMLAAAFYFSAKLYARILIACVFLVKYYVFIFKIKTLPDDEKSAIKADAGCVEKR
- the rpsL gene encoding 30S ribosomal protein S12, translated to MPTINQLIKKGRKSAAVKTKSPALQSCPQKRGVCTSVKTITPKKPNSALRKVARIRLSNGIEVTAYIPGIGHNLQEHSVVLVRGGRVKDLPGVRYHIIRGTKDALGVEDRKRGRSKYGAKRPKA
- a CDS encoding LptF/LptG family permease, with amino-acid sequence MRGLSFNHKTIFVYVFKELLLYFIVSFLFFFFIFFVNQILLMAEEILSKKAPTKDVLLLLFYSLPFIIATTAPYAALIGTLMCLGRFSADHEFISMNALGISTSFILIPVFALGVFVSVGSFITNDILIPRGTIKFNEVLYNIASSTPALELESYSVKRNENSIVVSGLIKDNSIHDLLIIDSSQRGAKRFLSSSKTDVKKSNDRSIIMQLEMLNPRLLNLDLNNRSKFDVVYGESITYNVLAKDVAPKFISSAGPDKMTSYDLIKDIKQKKEAGDTSPRLLNIYIMELHRKFSVPFGAFFFVLLAFAISRAGKTYDQSTGFIVGLLISVAYWAFLIGGQMLCLESGLNINGALVMWFPNVLLVICTAVIAIKRFLK
- a CDS encoding tetratricopeptide repeat protein, encoding MSFYVKKIADKYRSLLVFAVIMCCLPFFSCVSTKKAVVEDKPIGSIEQNGAGLKPIGEGTILSLPGKNELAEKKLDSTLAALIEKGSPASLKEAVLFIQNDSKGLTSENKLYLKIIADIMYLVYPLETNGVKPPAYVEDEPYLQALKEVKSGLYPVSTKKDGLLSLIIPTLVLANDNFSDTTLAQYSEDIESRLMEAQKLRPQSVLAYYLLGLYKEKTNKLTEAVTLYQKAWQLDSSCYPAGFKYGHFAAESGNGTEALKIADTLNNIYNNNTEVKLLYAQAHIAKNDLNKASENIVSVLKKEPENISALLLRIRILIEQKEYLKANSLLDAYSTKNKTAKNYLLYRARLTKEWNKNLIRASEFLTEAYKYYPEDFNVLLACAEICFEASTKIDNKPADFFIRKVLEGYPKNTSALALLVKNDINNGKWAQAVESAEDLAAKYPSEANKELLLTSYLGAGQTSKALSLAKQLYANTKNPSNSFINLYMEALYAGKDYQTVKQVINQKMKGADSQLKSILYYYNAKLEQGNSSEYLNFLQSSLLSNPRNKDSLFAMYEWYLKTKDYKKAKYYLGQVLALNPSNKNLVNLSENLDKLLAD